The following are encoded together in the Cervus elaphus chromosome 23, mCerEla1.1, whole genome shotgun sequence genome:
- the LOC122681179 gene encoding protein phosphatase 1 regulatory subunit 14A-like produces the protein MEAQRLGKLEAPSRARGPGGSPGRLQKRQARVTVKYDRRELQRLLDVEKWIDGRLEELYRGREADMPDEVDIDELLELESEEERSRKIQGLLKSCANPTEDFVQELLAKLRGLHKQPGLRRPNPSGDGSLSPRQDRARTAPP, from the coding sequence ATGGAAGCGCAGCGGCTGGGCAAGCTGGAGGCTCCATCAAGGGCCCGGGGGCCGGGGGGCAGCCCTGGGCGGCTGCAGAAGCGGCAGGCGCGCGTCACCGTCAAGTATGACCGGCGGGAGCTGCAGCGGCTACTGGACGTGGAGAAGTGGATTGACGGGCGCTTGGAGGAACTGTACCGCGGCAGGGAGGCAGACATGCCCGATGAGGTCGACATCGATGAATTGTTGGAATTAGAGAGTGAAGAAGAGAGAAGCCGGAAGATCCAGGGGCTCCTAAAGTCGTGCGCGAACCCCACAGAGGACTTCGTGCAGGAGCTGCTGGCGAAGCTGCGAGGCCTCCACAAGCAGCCAGGCCTCCGTCGGCCCAACCCCTCCGGCGACGGCAGCCTGAGCCCCCGCCAGGACCGAGCCCGGACCGCGCCACCCTGA